Sequence from the Tachyglossus aculeatus isolate mTacAcu1 chromosome 17, mTacAcu1.pri, whole genome shotgun sequence genome:
tctgttgtattgtactatcccgagttcttagtacggtgctctgcacatagtaagtgctcaataagtgatccattcattcactcattcaatcgtatttattgagcacttactgtgtgcagagcactgtattacgcgcttgggaaggacaagttggcaacatctagagacggtccctacccaacagtgggctcacagtctagaagattgtgaaTCActgactcactcattcattcatctgtaaaatggggataaagactgtgagccccccgtgggacaacctgatcaccttgtaacctccccagcgcttggaacagtgctttgcacatagtaagcgcttaataaatgccattattatcattattattattcaatcgtatttaccgagcacttactgtgtgcagagcaatgtgctaagcacttgggagagcacaatataacaataaacaatcacattccccgcccacaaggagtttacagtgtagagcgactgacggggggggggggggggatgtgagCGCTCGGCTTTCTGGTGGGCCCGGTCAGGGGCGCGTGAGCTAGACGAGGGGGAAGTGGGAATGCCAAACTTCGGGAGAAGTGGGAATGCCAAACTTCGGGAGAAGTGGGAATGCCAAACTTCGGGGGGTGAGGGCCAGAGCAGAGGGGATGGTTAGGGGCGGCCAGCCAGAAAGCACAGAAAGGATGCCGGGCTGAGAGCGGAGGATCCGTTGGGGCAGGGGACCGGTCACTCTGCTGTTCTGTACTTCCCGGGAGTCTAGGGCAGTGCCCCGCAccaaacaggtgctcaataaataccgctgctgctactactgctgctgctgctaggcttccctccctcccggggGAGCCCAACACACGCCATCCCGGCCACCGCACCCAACCGACTGTTTACTTTGGCAAACTTGGGCTCCAGGGGAAAGGCTGCCATCTTCCTCCCGATGGGGGTGAGGGTCAGCTGCTCATCCTTCCGGTCTAGGGCCCCCAGCAGGTCCAGCTGGTCGACGGCCGCCTGGATGTGATCTCCAAACCCGGGAGCCCCGCCGTGAGCCCCGACcaagggaggcggggggcggcctCGCTCCCCGGGCCCATCCTCATCTACGCCGCGGCCCCGGGTcttccctcaccctgggcttccaggctgtccatcccctcgccccctcctccctcacctcccttctctccttctccagcccagcccgcaccctccgctcctccgccgctaatctcctcaccgtccctcgttctcgcctgtcccgccgtcgacccccggtccacgtcatcccccgggcccggaatgcccccaatccctctgcccctccgccaagctagctctcttcctcccttcaaggccctgctgagagctcacctcctccaagaggccttcccacactgagccccttccttcctctccccctcgtccccctctccatcccccccatcttacctccttccctgccccacagcacctgtatatatgtttgtacatatttattgctctgtttatttattttacttgtacatatctcttctatttattttattttgttagtaggtttggttttgttctctgtctcccccctttagactgtgagcccactgttgggtagggactgtctctatatgttgccaatttgtacttcccaagcgcttagtacagtgctctgcacatagtaagcgctcaataaatacgactgattgattgattgattcccgcgcCGTCTTGGTTTCTGAAACCACAGGCGAGCGGGACCGGGCTCCCAAAGTGCCCAGAAATCCCAGCCGTTGGATGATTTCCTCGAGTgtttcccagcctgcacactttgctcctctaacgccaatctgCTCTGTGCTCCCATTTCGTCTGTATCACCGCTGACCACGCCCggactctggcctggacctccctccccttcacaggcaacagactgccactctccgccaattcaaagccttctgaaaaatcacacctcctccaagacgccttccccgaccaagccctcattccctctactccctctcccttctgtctgctCCTTGCGCTTCGATCTTACggacgtatccgtaatttatttatatcgatgtctgcctccccatataGACCGcgcgctcctcgtgggcagggaatgtgtccgccaactccgctgtactggactctctcggccccttagtacggtgcacaaggtaagcgctcgaTCGATAGCACTGACCGATCGAtttgccctcccctcccgccgGCTCACCTGGGGACGGCTTTGACATGAAATCGAAGGTGAGGACATTCGGGATCCTCAGGGCGAGGAGCTGCAGCACCACGCTAGCCAGGTTACACCTaccggggttggggggaaggggagagaggggggcatCGTCAGCGACAGCTGAAGCGGGACACGGGAGGATCCCCGCGGACGGGAACCGGACGGGAGAGGGGAGGCCTGACCTTTGGATCTCCGGGACGGTCATCCTGTCGAACTTCTCGAACTCATCCTCCGTGTAGAGCCGGTAGCAGAGGCCGCTGTCCTCCCGGCCCGCCCGGCCGGCCCgctgccaggcctgggctttggacACCCGCTGCACCGCCAGCACCTCGAGGCCGCTGCCTGCGGACGGCGGGGAGGGATCGACGTGGGGACGGCCACGGGAAAGCCCCACGGCACGCCGAGCAAGTGGGCGGCTCAGAGGGGCCGTGGTCCTCCAACCCGGGGATCGCCTGGGCACCGCCTCCCGTCCGCCCacaggccgggcccggggggcagCGCCAGCAGATCGTGCCCACTTGGATCGGAAGGGCTCGGGCCCCGCGGCAGCCTCAAGACGACCCCCGCCCTCGACCTTCGGGCCGAGGCCCCGCGGTTGAAATCGGCAGCCCCCGCGAGCTCTCACCGGGGCTGTACTTCCTGGCTTTCACCATGCCCGTGTCGATCACGAATTTGATTCCGGCGATGGTGATGGAGGTTTCGGCGATGTTGGTGGAGATGATCACTTTGCGAGagccctgggggaggggaaggaaggcggCGGCGGGCCCGGTGAGGGCGGGCGGAAGAGCCCAGGGGAGGTGGCCCCGGACGCACCGGAAAACCGTGACGGCTCACCTTTGGGGCCCCCTGGAAGACCCTCAGTTGCTGCGAGTAGGGAAGGGAGGCATACAGGGGCAGCACCAGCAGCGGAGGACAGCCGTCCGGAAGCTGCTTGGCGATGTCCCGGCAGGTTTTGCTCATGGCCTCGATCTCCTCCTGGCCCGTCAGGAAAACCAGGATGtcctgggaggagggggcctcCTGGGAGCGAGATGGGGAAAGGGCGTGGAGCAGCTGGACTGGGCGCTCCTCTGGGGGTCCGGAGCCGGCGGttgcccattcattcgttcattcaatcgtatttattagggatcaatcaatcaatcaatcaatcatatttattgagcgcttactatgtgcagagcactgtactaagcgcttgggaagtacaaattggcaacacatagagacagtccctacccaacagtgggctcacagtctaaaagggatgaagactgtgagctccctgtggaacaacctgatcaccttgtaacctccccagcacttagaacagtgctttgcacgtattaagtgcttaataaataataataataatgacggtctttattgagcgcttactatgtgcaaagcactggggccgtctctctgcctgcctcctgcctaaatgggaccaatcaatcaatcaatcgtatttattgagcacttactgtgtgcagagcactgtactaagcgcttgggaagtacaactttgcaacttatagagacgatgcctacccaacagcgggctcacagtctagaggactagaggCCCACATCTGCGCGGTCTTGGGAACCAGCTCCCGGGAAATTTAGGACAAAAATGAAGCGTCCCGGAGGGCGTTTCCCGGGACCGGATGCTTCCGCTCGGCCCACGGCATCCCAGGTGACCCGTCCACCGGCTCCACGCGGTGAGCCGGGGCGGACTTCCCTTTCGGGTGCAGGGGGGACCCCCTAATAATCCAACATCGCCGCTCGTCccgaggggaggggccggggccacGCTTCCCGTATCGGCGGCTCCGGTCCCGGAACCCCTCGGGATCGGTACCTGGTGAATCTGGAAGACGGAGACGAGGGCTGCCTGGAGGTAGTCACTCTGGGGCTGCTTGGTGTAGAAGATCTGGATGGGATGCTGCCGGCCCTCCAGGTAGAGGACGGGGGCGCCGCCGAAATACTGGGAGAACTGGTCGACGTCCATGGTGGCCGACATGACGATGACCTGCGGGAGCCAGGCCGCGCGCTGGGACTTCCCCCCGGCCCGAAACCCTTCCCCCTTCGCACCCGGGGCCCTCGGGGAGCCCGGGCGCGGGATCGCCCGCCCCGCGGGGCTGACCTTCAGGGGCAGCTTGCCCAGCTCCCTCCGCTTCTTCTGCGCGGCCTTGACGACCCCGAAGAGCACGTCGGTGTGGACCGTGCGCTCGTGGGCCTCGTCCAGGAGGACGCAGCTGTAGCGGCGCAGCAGGGGGTCGGCCACGGCCTCGCGCAGCAGCATCCCGTCCGTCAGGAACTTGATCCGCGTCGCCTCCGACGTCACGTCGTCGAAGCGCACCGTGTAGCCCacctgaggggaggggggacagaccGCCCCGGCCCACCCGCCCGTCAGCCAGGTGGTGGTCCGGCGAGGCCGGGGTCACCGCCCTAatagctactactactaataatggtatttattaagcatttactatgtgcaaagcactgttctaagcgctggggaggttactacaAATGCCGCCGGGGTGCTTCCGACCCACCCCCG
This genomic interval carries:
- the DHX33 gene encoding ATP-dependent RNA helicase DHX33, which translates into the protein MLLREAVADPLLRRYSCVLLDEAHERTVHTDVLFGVVKAAQKKRRELGKLPLKVIVMSATMDVDQFSQYFGGAPVLYLEGRQHPIQIFYTKQPQSDYLQAALVSVFQIHQEAPSSQDILVFLTGQEEIEAMSKTCRDIAKQLPDGCPPLLVLPLYASLPYSQQLRVFQGAPKGSRKVIISTNIAETSITIAGIKFVIDTGMVKARKYSPGSGLEVLAVQRVSKAQAWQRAGRAGREDSGLCYRLYTEDEFEKFDRMTVPEIQRCNLASVVLQLLALRIPNVLTFDFMSKPSPDHIQAAVDQLDLLGALDRKDEQLTLTPIGRKMAAFPLEPKFAKTILLAPKFHCTEEILTIISLLAVDSVLYNPPARRDEVQAVRRKFISSEGDHITLLNVYRSFRSVGGSKEWCRENFVNGKNVSLAAEVRAQLRDICVKLSVPLESCRGDTGSVRRCLAHSLFMHAAELQPDGTYATVDSHQPVAIHPSSVLFHCKPACVTYNTLLHTNRCYMRDLCVVDADWLYDAAPEYFRRKLRAARN